In Shumkonia mesophila, one DNA window encodes the following:
- a CDS encoding response regulator, whose translation MTRTVLIVEDNELNLKLLDDLLQAEGYSTVCFRSGEEALPAIRRDPPDLILMDIRLSGLSGLDATRAIKGDLALKGIPVVAVTACAMAEDEQEIRAAGCDGFLAKPYSIDSLLAVLGRFLA comes from the coding sequence ATGACACGAACCGTTCTGATCGTCGAAGACAACGAGCTTAACCTGAAGCTGCTCGACGACCTCCTGCAGGCCGAGGGCTACAGCACCGTGTGCTTCCGCAGCGGCGAAGAGGCGCTGCCGGCGATTCGGCGCGATCCGCCGGATCTCATCCTCATGGACATCCGGTTGTCCGGCCTTTCGGGCCTGGACGCCACCCGCGCCATCAAGGGCGACCTCGCGTTGAAGGGAATTCCGGTGGTGGCGGTGACGGCCTGCGCAATGGCCGAGGACGAGCAGGAGATCCGCGCCGCCGGGTGCGACGGCTTCCTCGCCAAGCCGTATTCCATCGATTCGCTGTTGGCGGTCTTGGGCCGCTTCCTGGCCTGA
- a CDS encoding S41 family peptidase has translation MAPAGVDAFPAQAAAETFAAGYSNIANKYIDSVPIGDLAMEGMRGLGVIDPALTVRLADGQVVLAAGDGDVARFPAPADDDASAWAALTVDVSRAGRRVSGDLRQASVEQIYEAVFDGVLSRLDPYSRYAGRDEAGRNRANRDGFTGIGIRFQVKDNQVRITEVMEETPAEVAGLTPGDRITHVDGAATTGMSSADVTERLRGLLETPISVTVARDGAESPLTFAMMRAHIVPTSVTAAFEDGLLTLAVHRFNRATADVAARKIAAARRLNGNALAGIILDLRDNPGGLLKQGIRLADLFVSQGEILKTQGRHPDSMQYYEAEDGDITGGLPLVVMVDGRSASAAEIAAAALQDRGRAIVIGTTSFGKGTVQTVVRLPNDGEFTLTWSRFVMPSGYLLHELGVHPTVCTSGTSAQGADPLKPLMAAREEAAGILVAWRTVAFADGARRQELRATCPAERRAEPGDLDVARHLLKDRPLYARLLELANPVATAAAIR, from the coding sequence GTGGCGCCAGCCGGCGTCGACGCCTTTCCCGCCCAGGCGGCGGCCGAAACCTTCGCGGCCGGCTACAGCAACATCGCCAACAAGTACATCGACTCGGTGCCGATCGGCGACCTCGCCATGGAGGGGATGCGGGGGCTGGGCGTTATCGATCCGGCGCTGACGGTGCGTCTGGCCGATGGACAGGTCGTGCTGGCCGCCGGCGACGGCGACGTCGCGCGCTTCCCGGCTCCTGCCGACGACGATGCCAGCGCCTGGGCCGCCCTGACCGTCGACGTCTCGCGCGCCGGCCGCCGCGTTTCCGGCGACCTGCGCCAAGCCTCGGTCGAACAGATCTACGAAGCGGTCTTCGACGGCGTCCTGTCCCGGCTCGATCCCTATTCCCGTTATGCCGGCCGTGACGAGGCCGGCCGGAATCGCGCCAACCGCGACGGCTTCACCGGAATCGGCATTCGCTTCCAGGTCAAAGACAACCAGGTCCGCATCACCGAGGTCATGGAAGAGACGCCGGCGGAGGTGGCGGGGCTGACGCCTGGAGACCGCATCACCCACGTCGACGGCGCGGCGACGACCGGCATGTCGTCGGCCGACGTGACCGAGCGTCTGCGTGGGCTGCTGGAAACCCCAATCAGCGTCACCGTCGCGCGCGACGGCGCCGAATCGCCCCTGACCTTTGCGATGATGCGGGCCCATATCGTTCCCACCTCGGTCACCGCCGCCTTCGAGGATGGCTTGCTGACCCTGGCCGTGCACCGCTTCAACCGGGCCACGGCGGACGTCGCGGCGCGCAAGATCGCGGCGGCGCGCCGGCTCAACGGCAACGCTCTCGCCGGCATCATCCTCGACCTGCGCGACAACCCCGGGGGCCTTTTGAAGCAGGGGATTCGCCTGGCCGACCTGTTCGTCTCGCAGGGCGAGATCCTCAAGACCCAGGGTCGCCATCCGGATAGCATGCAGTACTACGAGGCCGAGGATGGCGACATCACCGGCGGCCTGCCGCTGGTCGTCATGGTCGACGGCCGCTCGGCGTCGGCCGCCGAAATCGCCGCCGCGGCGCTGCAGGACAGGGGCCGCGCCATCGTCATCGGCACTACCTCGTTCGGCAAGGGCACGGTGCAGACGGTCGTCCGCCTGCCCAACGACGGCGAGTTCACGCTGACCTGGTCGCGCTTCGTCATGCCGTCGGGTTACCTGCTGCATGAACTGGGCGTGCATCCGACGGTGTGCACCAGCGGCACATCGGCGCAAGGCGCCGACCCGCTCAAACCCCTCATGGCGGCCCGCGAAGAGGCCGCCGGCATCCTCGTCGCCTGGCGGACGGTGGCTTTTGCCGACGGGGCCCGGCGCCAGGAGCTCCGCGCCACCTGCCCGGCCGAACGCCGCGCCGAACCCGGCGATCTCGACGTGGCCCGGCACCTGCTCAAGGACCGCCCCCTCTACGCACGGCTTCTGGAGTTGGCCAACCCGGTGGCGACGGCGGCAGCGATCCGATGA
- the topA gene encoding type I DNA topoisomerase gives MPENVVVVESPAKAKTINKYLGGTYTVLASFGHVRDLSPKDGSVLPEQDFAMAWEIDPKAEKHVKEIAAACRKATHLFLATDPDREGEAISWHMQQVLGERGALKGVDVKRVVFNEITQGAIVDAFQHPRDLDESLVEAYLARRALDYLVGFTLSPVLWRKLPGSRSAGRVQSVALRLICERETEIESFTATEYWSVGADFRKESGAGLTAQLTYLDGRKLDKMALRSEAQAQAAVATIQAATFAVDSVERKKSRRNPPPPFTTSTLQQEAARKLHFSAKRTMQVAQRLYEGVAINGETVGLITYMRTDGVQMANEAIEACRKLIGGTFGARYLPDTPRIYKTKVKNAQEAHEAIRPTDVFRTPESVAGHLNDEQRKLYTLVWQRTLASQMEAAVLDQVAVDIAAADRSAVLRATGSVVAFDGFYTLYREGRDDPDRAAETSEDDSERILPDVREGEPLRTERVTPEQHFTQPPPRYSEASLVKRLEELGIGRPSTYATILSVLQDRDYVRLDSRRFIPEDRGRLVTAFLTSFFTRYVEYDFTAEMENRLDEVSGGRIDWKRVLRDFWEAFSPAIDATKNLRTTEVLNALDQLLGPHFFRADATGADPRACPSCADGRLNLKLGRYGAFIGCSNYPDCRFTRRLVVAGNGDDPAEPAADAGPRVLGTDPATGLEVSLRKGPYGHYVQLGEAVTEEVKDKDKPKSKSKAKAKTKPKRASLARNMAPADMDLARALALLDLPREIGRHPESGEPIMAGLGRFGPYLQHAGSYVSLKGEDDVLTIGLNRAVALIADAPAKAPAKTVGNHPKDGKPITLRTGRFGPYVKHGALMATLPKGVEADTLTLEKAVEVLAAKAARGGGKGGAKGGRKAPAPRKIAKRGAAESG, from the coding sequence ATGCCCGAAAACGTCGTCGTCGTCGAATCGCCCGCCAAAGCCAAGACCATCAACAAGTATCTGGGCGGCACCTACACGGTGTTGGCCAGTTTTGGACACGTGCGCGACCTGTCGCCCAAGGACGGCTCCGTGCTGCCCGAGCAGGATTTCGCCATGGCCTGGGAAATCGACCCCAAGGCCGAGAAGCACGTCAAGGAAATCGCCGCCGCCTGCCGCAAGGCCACCCACCTGTTTCTGGCAACCGACCCCGATCGCGAGGGCGAAGCCATTTCCTGGCACATGCAGCAGGTGCTGGGCGAACGTGGCGCGCTCAAGGGCGTCGACGTCAAGCGCGTGGTCTTCAACGAGATCACCCAGGGCGCCATCGTCGACGCCTTCCAGCATCCGCGCGATCTCGACGAGAGCCTGGTCGAGGCCTATCTGGCGCGCCGGGCGCTCGATTACCTGGTCGGCTTCACGCTGTCGCCGGTGCTGTGGCGCAAGCTGCCGGGCAGCCGCTCGGCGGGGCGCGTGCAGTCGGTGGCGCTGCGCCTGATCTGCGAGCGCGAAACCGAGATCGAGAGCTTCACCGCCACCGAATACTGGTCGGTCGGCGCCGACTTCCGCAAGGAAAGCGGCGCCGGGCTCACCGCCCAGTTGACCTATCTGGACGGGCGCAAGCTCGACAAGATGGCGCTGCGTTCGGAAGCCCAAGCGCAAGCCGCCGTCGCCACCATCCAGGCGGCAACCTTCGCCGTCGACTCGGTCGAGCGCAAGAAGAGCCGGCGCAATCCGCCGCCGCCCTTCACCACCTCGACGCTTCAGCAGGAAGCGGCGCGCAAGCTGCACTTCAGCGCCAAGCGGACCATGCAGGTGGCGCAGCGCCTGTACGAGGGCGTCGCGATCAACGGCGAGACGGTCGGCCTTATCACCTACATGCGAACCGACGGCGTCCAGATGGCCAATGAGGCCATCGAGGCCTGTCGCAAGCTGATCGGCGGCACCTTCGGTGCGCGTTACCTGCCGGATACGCCGCGCATCTACAAGACCAAGGTCAAGAACGCCCAGGAAGCGCACGAGGCGATCCGTCCGACCGACGTCTTCCGCACCCCCGAGTCCGTCGCCGGCCATCTCAACGACGAGCAGCGCAAGCTCTATACCCTCGTCTGGCAGCGCACGCTGGCCAGCCAGATGGAAGCCGCGGTGCTCGACCAGGTGGCGGTCGACATCGCCGCCGCCGACCGCTCGGCGGTGCTCCGCGCGACCGGCTCGGTGGTCGCCTTCGACGGCTTCTACACGCTTTATCGCGAGGGCCGCGACGACCCCGACCGCGCTGCCGAGACATCCGAAGACGACAGCGAACGCATCCTGCCAGACGTCAGGGAAGGTGAGCCCCTGCGTACCGAGCGGGTGACGCCCGAGCAGCATTTCACCCAGCCGCCGCCGCGCTATTCGGAAGCCAGCCTGGTGAAGCGGCTGGAAGAGTTGGGCATCGGCCGGCCCTCCACCTACGCCACCATCCTTTCGGTCCTGCAGGACCGCGACTACGTGCGCCTGGACAGCCGCCGCTTCATTCCCGAGGACCGCGGCCGGCTGGTCACCGCCTTCCTGACCAGCTTCTTCACGCGCTACGTCGAGTACGACTTCACCGCCGAGATGGAAAACCGCCTCGACGAGGTGTCGGGCGGGCGCATCGACTGGAAACGCGTGCTGCGCGATTTCTGGGAAGCCTTCAGCCCGGCCATCGACGCCACCAAGAACCTGCGCACGACGGAGGTTCTCAATGCGCTCGACCAGCTGCTCGGCCCGCACTTCTTCCGCGCCGACGCCACCGGCGCCGACCCGCGCGCCTGCCCCAGCTGCGCCGACGGCCGCCTCAATCTCAAGCTGGGGCGCTATGGCGCCTTCATCGGCTGCTCCAACTATCCGGACTGCCGGTTCACCCGCAGGCTGGTGGTCGCCGGCAACGGCGACGACCCGGCCGAGCCGGCCGCCGACGCCGGCCCGCGCGTGCTGGGCACCGACCCGGCCACCGGGCTTGAGGTGTCGCTGCGCAAGGGGCCCTACGGGCATTATGTCCAGCTCGGCGAGGCCGTGACCGAAGAGGTCAAGGACAAGGACAAACCCAAGTCCAAGAGCAAGGCCAAAGCCAAGACCAAGCCCAAGCGCGCCTCGCTGGCCCGCAACATGGCGCCGGCCGACATGGACCTGGCGCGCGCGCTGGCGCTGCTCGACCTGCCGCGCGAGATCGGCCGCCACCCGGAAAGCGGCGAGCCGATCATGGCCGGTCTCGGCCGCTTCGGACCCTATCTCCAGCATGCCGGCAGCTATGTCTCGCTCAAGGGCGAGGACGACGTGCTGACCATCGGGCTCAATCGCGCCGTCGCCCTGATCGCCGACGCGCCGGCCAAGGCGCCGGCCAAGACGGTGGGCAACCATCCCAAGGACGGCAAGCCGATCACGCTCCGCACCGGCCGCTTCGGGCCATATGTCAAGCACGGCGCCCTGATGGCCACCCTGCCCAAGGGGGTGGAAGCCGATACCCTGACGCTCGAGAAGGCCGTCGAAGTCCTGGCCGCCAAGGCGGCGCGGGGCGGCGGCAAGGGGGGTGCCAAGGGCGGCCGCAAGGCGCCCGCGCCACGCAAGATCGCCAAGCGAGGGGCCGCCGAAAGCGGCTGA
- the rnr gene encoding ribonuclease R, with amino-acid sequence MASSSKPLPPFPSREQILAYIREHPGKVTRRELVRAFGLNSSQRPQLRAVLKELEAGGDIARDHGRAVRTHDKLPAVTVVEIVGVDEDGDLLARPLTEADNPAAPVIYMAPERRGQAALGPGDRVLAKLTKRTGNVYEGRTIRRIAAQAEAVLGVFERVGGEARIRPVEKGNRHDMVVAPGETKDAKPGDLVRAEVLPGRRLGLSRARVVERLTKGNPPLGLIALYDHEIPIDFPPDALTQAAATMAAPLGERADLRDIPLVTIDGADARDFDDAVWAEPDPDTRNPGGWHLLVAIADVAWYVRPGDALDRSARERGNSVYLPDRVVPMLPEALSNGWCSLKPGEDRPCLAAHLWIDAQGKLLRHRFVRGLMRSAARLTYEQVQAARDGAPDAVAAPLLESVVGPLYGAYRALSLAREKRGVLELDLPERRVVLDGAGIVTAVETRARYDSHKLIEEFMIAANVAAAESLSRSKIPCMYRIHDVPSEERLEALREVLEGMGLKLPRGQTVKPAQFNRILARVAGTTEAQLVSEMILRTQAQAEYSPDNIGHFGLALSKYCHFTSPIRRYSDLLVHRALIRRFGLGEGALEEPPPDFAEVGQHISGTERRAAAAERDAVDRFVAQFLAGRVGAVFAGRISGVSRFGLFVKLTETGADGLIPRRNLPHDTYIHDERRQALRGRRSGVEYRLGDAVEVMLAEATPITGGLLLHLMEGGRAKSSGRHPRG; translated from the coding sequence TTGGCGTCCTCCTCCAAGCCCCTGCCGCCGTTTCCCAGCCGCGAGCAGATCCTTGCCTACATCCGGGAGCACCCGGGGAAGGTGACGCGGCGCGAGTTGGTGCGCGCCTTCGGCCTGAATTCGTCGCAGCGCCCGCAGCTGCGGGCCGTCCTCAAGGAGTTGGAGGCCGGCGGCGACATCGCGCGCGATCACGGCCGCGCCGTTCGGACCCACGACAAGCTCCCCGCCGTCACCGTGGTCGAGATCGTCGGCGTCGACGAGGACGGCGACCTGCTGGCCCGGCCGCTTACCGAGGCCGACAACCCCGCCGCGCCGGTCATCTACATGGCGCCCGAACGGCGCGGCCAGGCGGCGCTGGGGCCGGGCGACCGCGTGCTGGCCAAGCTGACGAAACGGACCGGCAACGTCTACGAGGGGCGGACCATCCGGCGCATCGCCGCCCAGGCGGAAGCCGTGCTCGGCGTCTTCGAGCGGGTCGGCGGCGAGGCGCGCATCCGCCCGGTCGAGAAGGGAAACCGCCACGACATGGTGGTCGCCCCCGGCGAAACGAAGGACGCCAAGCCCGGCGATCTGGTGCGCGCCGAGGTGCTGCCCGGCCGGCGACTCGGCCTCAGCCGGGCCCGCGTCGTCGAGCGCCTGACCAAGGGAAACCCGCCGCTCGGCCTGATCGCGCTTTACGATCACGAGATCCCCATCGACTTCCCACCCGACGCCCTGACCCAGGCCGCCGCCACCATGGCCGCGCCGCTGGGCGAGCGGGCCGACCTGCGGGACATCCCGCTGGTCACCATCGACGGCGCCGACGCCAGGGACTTCGACGACGCCGTGTGGGCCGAGCCCGACCCCGATACCCGCAACCCCGGCGGCTGGCACCTGCTGGTCGCCATCGCCGACGTCGCCTGGTACGTGCGGCCCGGCGATGCGCTGGACCGCAGCGCCCGGGAGCGCGGCAATTCCGTCTATCTTCCCGACCGGGTGGTGCCGATGCTGCCCGAGGCGCTGTCCAACGGCTGGTGCTCGCTGAAGCCGGGCGAGGACCGCCCGTGCCTCGCCGCCCACCTGTGGATCGACGCCCAGGGCAAGCTGCTGCGGCACCGCTTCGTACGCGGCCTGATGCGCTCGGCGGCGCGCCTCACCTACGAGCAGGTCCAGGCCGCCCGCGATGGCGCCCCCGACGCCGTTGCCGCGCCGCTCCTCGAATCGGTGGTCGGCCCGCTCTACGGCGCCTACCGGGCCCTTTCCCTGGCCCGCGAGAAACGGGGCGTGCTGGAGTTGGACCTGCCGGAGCGGCGGGTCGTCCTCGATGGCGCCGGCATCGTCACCGCCGTCGAAACCCGAGCCCGCTACGACAGCCACAAGCTGATCGAGGAATTCATGATCGCCGCCAACGTGGCGGCCGCCGAATCGCTCAGCCGCTCGAAAATTCCCTGCATGTATCGCATCCACGACGTGCCCAGCGAGGAGCGCCTGGAGGCCCTGCGCGAGGTGCTGGAGGGCATGGGCCTGAAACTGCCGCGCGGCCAGACGGTGAAGCCCGCCCAGTTCAACCGCATCCTGGCCCGCGTCGCCGGTACGACCGAGGCGCAACTGGTCAGCGAGATGATCCTGCGCACCCAGGCGCAGGCCGAATATTCCCCCGACAACATCGGCCATTTCGGGTTGGCGCTTTCCAAGTACTGCCATTTCACGTCGCCCATCCGCCGCTATTCCGACCTGCTGGTCCACCGCGCGCTGATCCGCCGATTCGGCCTGGGCGAGGGCGCCCTCGAAGAACCGCCGCCGGACTTCGCCGAGGTCGGGCAGCACATCTCGGGAACCGAACGGCGGGCCGCCGCCGCCGAGCGCGACGCGGTGGACCGCTTCGTCGCCCAGTTCCTGGCCGGCCGCGTGGGCGCCGTGTTCGCCGGCCGGATCAGCGGAGTCAGCCGTTTCGGCCTGTTCGTCAAGCTGACCGAAACGGGGGCCGACGGGCTGATCCCGCGGCGCAACCTGCCCCACGACACCTACATTCACGACGAGCGGCGCCAAGCCTTGCGCGGCCGCCGCTCGGGCGTGGAGTACCGCCTGGGCGACGCGGTGGAAGTGATGCTGGCCGAGGCGACGCCGATCACCGGCGGCCTTCTCCTGCATCTGATGGAAGGTGGACGGGCCAAGTCTTCCGGACGCCATCCGCGGGGTTAA
- the rpmG gene encoding 50S ribosomal protein L33 yields MAKPSTILVKLVSSADTGFYYVTKKNPRTQTEKLQLRKYDPVARKHVVFKEGKIK; encoded by the coding sequence ATGGCGAAGCCCAGCACCATTCTCGTGAAACTGGTCAGCTCGGCAGACACGGGCTTCTACTACGTGACCAAGAAGAATCCGCGCACCCAAACCGAGAAGCTCCAGCTCCGCAAGTACGACCCGGTGGCGCGCAAGCACGTTGTCTTCAAGGAAGGCAAGATCAAGTAG